DNA sequence from the Armigeres subalbatus isolate Guangzhou_Male chromosome 1, GZ_Asu_2, whole genome shotgun sequence genome:
tggtacgcaacactttccttccgaaaactcccagtgcgcgttggtcctccacgagcatcgtcgagatctcgtgtccgtagagaattaccggtctaataagcgttttgtagataattttcaggattttcggctttcagtcacatgaaaatgttgataatttcaaatcattgccaacgtttcgatccgggggttTGGATCTTCATCAGGGCTCTAGATTAATCAACCTGTCTATTGAAGTGTGGGTCACACGATGGACTGTCAGGTGGGTTGGGGTAAACTGCACTAGGTTCATTTGTCCCAGCACCATAAACAAGATGGGTGGGTGGTGAAGAACAGGATGGGCACTACACAGTAAGTCACTACGATACACTTCTACCATGACCAGCTGTTGGCAGTTGCTGAACTcagttttgtagatagtcagtttggcacggcggcaaactctattcgatcggaacgttttgcggaatccaaagtacgtatccgtatccgatccatcgtcgccttgatcaaccgtatcagtttatccggaaatccgttttcgtgcattagctgccatagctgatcctgatcgattgtatcatatgcggctttgaagtcgataaatagatgatgtgtgggcaccagggcttggatgaatgaGGCAATGAAGATGAGGACCGATGCTTCAGCACCAGATATACTCCCGAGGAATGTAGCCTCATGAGAgaacagtttcaaagtgcttagtGAAGAATGCTTCCTCACTCCATATGGCACTGCTGTATGAAACAgctggagagtgaaatcaaGCCCCCGCTAGTGCAGAGAATATTTAACTTGCCTCACTTATACTGAGTTGCACATTTCTGTTGGAATGAATGTGTAAAAGAGAGGTATATAATGCATTCTCTATCTTTCTCGCTAATATGGTTTTGTATTTACACAACACTCACTCGCATCTGAAACACTGCCGATGAACGAAGGAAGCATCCTCATTTCACCCTGTCCTACTGAAAGATGCCTCCTCGGCACTACCCGGCTTGTGAAGATGCCACGTTCAAAACTCCCCTCTCAtaactcctgcggcaaaacttcctcctcccaaaactgtgtttaaatagctatcctgatagttggtcaaccctgaagatccggagccggtaaaattatgtccggcgcgcgttctcccaggtccatcaccataccgccatcttcgtctgccacgtattaggttcattaccatatcgccaccgttgtctgccatatcgccatggattcaggtgctcttcgtagtgctgccggcacctttggatcacctcacgctcgttcgtaagaaggttcccgtttatgtccttacacatatcgggctgtggcacgtggcccttacgtgaacggttcaacttctcatagaactttcgtgcgttattagcgcagtacagttgctccgtctcttcacggtctcgatcttcatgctggcgctttttcctacagaaaatcgagttttgtctgttccgcgcccgtttatatcgtgcatcgttcgccctcgtgcagcgttgcagcaatctcgcccatgctgcattcttctcctaaactaactgctcacattcgtcgtcataccagtcgtttacctgatccgggggcaccgtgccaagtgcagcggttacggtgttaccaatggcggatcgaatatctttccagccatcttcaagagtagctgcgcctagctgctcttctgttgggagtgccacttccagctgctgcgcgtatgcttgggctagtctaccgtcttgtagtcgcccaatgttgagcgcaggcatactgcaacgaggtagtggtcggattcaatattcgcactgcggtaagtgcggacgttcgtgatgtcggagaagaatttaccggtgattggaacgtggtcgatttggttttaatTCATAATGTTAGTCGTTAAATACGAAGGCgtagaagaaactgcggtcaaaaaagattcacatcCGCATCAAATGTGTCACACCATGGTGCAGTCCATTATTAGATCACTCATTAACTGATCAACCGTAGGTATTTgttgtctacaagcaaatcatcctccctatGTTCGGAGGAGGATCTGAGTAGGCCTCGAGCAGGAAGGACGTGATTTTACGCTTGACAGATTTTCTCTCTCTATTTCCAgagcgaaaattttgaaataaagacAGGATAATTTAGGGTTTTATCAAGTTTGTTGGACTAAGACGAAACGCAAAACACCACTTGTCCATTCGTCCATCATTTTATTCAAGATACTGGCGCTACAACCGGAAACAGACCTCTACCCGACATGTTTAACCCAGATCAGAAACATTCCATCCCGCCTCCCATGCATCCAAATATATTCTCCGTCGAGTTCGTCGGACAGCTCCTTCAgtgagcagaacgatcgcgcgatcatcaaaatattttgttctgctttgtgcggtcgaaaagccaattaattagtgcgcgttTAATTGTGTTTTTGTATAATCTCGATAAAACTACACGCTACACACGGCataacgtttaccaaaacgaaccctgctacactccctatcccatatatccaacatcccagtgatttctcgtggaagtgcagatgactcgtcggcttctatcaaagcgagtttCACGTCAACATTatcctacctattccctaattgacctgcattcggacacggccggcgctggtattgcttaattttgggtcaccagttcttacacattgaagataatgttagtcccaaacaccatctgttggttctctgtgtaattacagctgacctggcaataacggagtagcaaccgtgggcggtcaataatgctcatgctcatgctctacaagcaaatcatcctccctatgatcgaatatggcatggcGGTCTACGAGATCTAAAGGACCAAAACCCACCACATAAAACTCCTACGGGTTTACAACAAGTCCCTACAGATGATCCTCAACGGGTGTGGACAAGAACATCCAAGATTCATTCATTTAGACGAGCGCTTTGGTGAATACAAGGAAAGGTTCATAATTTGTTGCGCATTTTCCGATCAGCCTGCAATCAGAGCACTAGGTGCTATTTTCTGGCTGCTTATCAAATTTTGTTGTGTAAATAGCGTAGTTAGGCTTATCAAGTTCTTAATTTATAAGTTCCAAAAACAAACCATGCCTTTTAAATAACTTtatgtatgattttttcaaaggaACAATTATAAAGCCTAAGGATGAAGGGCCAAGAAGCCGAACATTTTAACTGTTACATCGCGTGTGCAACAATGACAATAAAACGAAAGAATTTAAAGTTGTAAAACCCAAAACGATAGGAAGAGGTTTGCCAATGTTGGACAGGCGTGTTGGTCTCCGggataaaatcaataaaacgcTTCGTTTTCGCTTAATTGCCGTCGGAAATACGGGTTTCATTTCGGACAGCTGCGTAAAATAGGTTAAAGTGCGTCATAATCCTGAATCACATTATGTATTCTTTTATCATTTTGTAATAGCCGCTATCTATGTAAGGTGTTTTTAGAgatgaaaaataagatttttccaTTTCACTCTGGATTAAAATTCTTTCCTGCAAAACAGGTATCAGAACTTCAAATTAGATTGGAACACAAAATACCAAATCACGCCCCCATCGTCTGTTGATAAACCACACTACAACCGAATTACTCGCTTTTAATACATGGTTGGTATCCGTAGATGTCTAGTAATGAATTCGAAGGCCGGGTTCTTTTCCCTACGAAGTCTACGCCTTCCTAATCCTCTCATACATaacatttatttgtttttttttcttgacgaTATTATTAGTTCCAATAAATCAGAAATCATCGATTAATAATTCATTAGTTAATTGTTAAATGGTTACCAAACTCCATTGTTCTCTATTCTCATTATCATTTTTCTAATATTATACACGTGAACAACTGTCATCAGTTAACCCTTTGAACGGCCGTGATCATGAGAGTCCCCATTTATAATAAATAACCTGATAAAGTTTGACCTTCCACCTAATGCCCTAAAAATTgtatattttaattatttatatttcaaCCCATAATGCATCGTCGGAGGCTCGTGTCCACCGATCACGCCACGAAGTTCAGAATGTAAATGCTCCAATATATTAAACCGGTTAGAATTTATTCGCCAGCGTCGGCATTCCAGTCGTcgcaatcaaaacattaaaaattcggGTCCGGTTTTATTAATTTCCACTGCCAAAAGGTTGCATCCGTGATGTATAGTTCGCTACTTATCAATAGCTTGTTTCTAAGTTTCAAATGAGTGAAAAAAGTACCTGCGACGTCATACAATAATAACGCAAGAACTTAGGGGGGTGTGGGAGTAAGAAAAATGTCTATACGTAGGGCTCCTTAGACGTCTCATGCGGATGGTTGATGTGATGATGCGATTACTATATTAGTTGCCGCCCCTCATTAATTTTCAATGTGAACATCGCATCCATTGTCTCAAAGTTATGTCATTAATTAATCTAGGCCATTAACATGGTTTAGCGATCTCGCATTCACAGTTCACAAAATGATGATCAATTGGTCATCATCCAATCAGTTACTACCGCTTATCATTCAACTTTACTAAGCACTTAATCGCCACTGTTAATAAACCCGTGATTATCTCCACCCACTAGATCGCGATAGACTCATCGACTGCGCATTTTAATTATCTCCTACTGCACCACTCACCTCTGGATAACGGCGGAGCCCTTCTTTCCACGCTGCCACGATCATCGCTTTGATGCAAACGTCAACCGGCGTGTAGTCGGCAACGGTGTTCGGATCGCAGTACATGGTTCGGCACAAACCGATGCCGCTGCCCACCAGCAGGCCTACCGGTCCGTTGAAGTTGTCAATCCAGCCGGGGATCGGATCTCGCATGCTGGAGATGACGATCGACGGCCGGAAGAGGATCAACGGCAGCTTTTCCCTGTGATCGTTGATTATGTGCTCGGCAAGAGATTTGGTGAACACGTAAGTGTTCGGTAGCATGCTCATATACATGGGAGCGAAGGTTTCAAGCGTGCGTTCATCCATTTCTTCGGCCAGTTTGATGCTTTCTTGCCAGTCGGCGTACGGCGGATAGATCTAATTGTTTGGGATAAAAATTTTGACGATCAAAACAGGAATTACGTTGGAAACCGCAAAATCGTCACCTTTTCCTCGATAATATACTTGTCCGGGTTGGAATACGTCGTCGAAACATGCATCATTACGCACAAGTTTTTAAGTGTTTCTGCGAAACGAATCATCTCACGCGTACCACGAGTGTTCAAGATGACCGCATCCTTCAGTGAGTCGTCAAATCGAACATTCGCGGCCACGTGGAAGATTACCGAAACTTCACTCATCTGTTTTTTGTCTTCCGCCGACAATCCTAATTCCAGTTGTGATACATCGCCTCTGATTGGGATCATCTTCTTCAGTACATCCGGATTTTGCTTACGGAGCACCTCGAATAGCTATCGATTGTAAAATCACACTTCAGCCTCGTTTATCCAgaagtaattttcaaaaatctttaACCTACCGGTAGCTCCTGGATCTCTCGAAGTCGATCTTCTATCTTCTTGGACTTCTTCTCTCGCAACAGAAGGAAAATCCTATTCAGCTTATTACAAGATCGTAGCAATTTTTCGATTAACACCTTGCCCATAAACCCGGTTCCGCCGGAAATGAAGATGTCCCTTCCGGCGTAGAAATCCTTGATCGATGGTTTGTTTGGGTCATAGTTTTCCTCGACCGGGAGCAACCCGGTGGGATGATTTGAAAATGACTGCATTTAGTGATCACGGTTCTCCGACTTCACGATAGACAAGCACACTCAACCGAACTGTAGCCCTTACGCGACGAATACCCACCAAGTACTACCTTCCGATCGCGACTAAAATGCGGTTGAGCGCGTCGCGATCGCATATCTAATTTCCAATATCGAGCATGTAGGAGAAGGTGGCCAACACTTAGATAAGTTATATCGTTTTTGGTGTAGAAAATGAGGCAATTTCTATAGGGTAATCTATACCTTGAAATCACGTTTATCAGATTACAAATAGCAGTTTTTTCATGAGTTTTGTGAAATCTGGTCAGCTTCAGACAAATGCTTTCAAGCGATTTGAACGGATTTCCGCGGTAATAAAAATTCGATGTAGATTTTCGCGAACCTTTTGTTTGATCAATTCCCAACATTTCTACAATAAGTAAGCGAAAATATGAACTTTGCTGAAAGTAGTCTCACCGGTGACCACCATCCCGTACACCCCGCAGGATTGTACGCGATGCACGTTCTTTACcccttaaccttttgtctgtgctctggggtcaatatgaccccaggccactttgagtggctgccatttttttgattttcaaccgattctcataatttttggtagtttggtaaaactcgccgagatctgtctcctaggtgcaaattcacttcaaaaatcttgaaagtatgcgctacagtgtacttttttcaaaaaacttacgttgtctgtgctctggggtcaaattgaccccaaattgaaattgctataacttttttattgcttagccaattttggatttttggagctgtttcgaaagataatttaatcgtctttcaggtcgttaccaaagattgactgtaggtgggcgggtacatcgtggggaggggttttcgtaaaaagggtacaaaaacagtgatttttcatgcttattttacttatatctgaaaatcctacccattttgaactgcaccttttcaaaaaggttatgcaggaaggcgtgtgctttgatatgaggcattgattagtttagagcatggtcgctaggtggtggtatatttaaattcattaatttagactactcaagtaattccgatatatggaattttcctcattgtacatattcttatcgcacaaatttgaagtttttaaagatgacgtctttaataaagttcgtctggtgggaatggactgtcatgtgacggaataaataattaggaaatttacaaataggccgCGCTAgcacttgcaatattcttgcatatatgaaatattgctttagcttgagatccctcatacctacactcaagttgtattcAGCAATATTGTTCAGggtgtctagcactacaaagcggtgctcaacaTATTGAGTACGTCTtccaattttaaatttgtgcgataagaatatttacactgaggagaattctatatatcgcaatatcttaagtagtccaaaataatgaattcaaatataccaccacctggcggccgagttctaaacttatcaacgcctcatgccaggcacatgccttcctgcataaccttttgaaaaggtgcagttcaaaaggTAAGATTtccggatataagtaaaataatcatgaaaaatcactggtgttatacccttgttcactaaaacccctccccgcgatgtacccgcccaccaatagtcaatctttggtaacgacctgaaagatgattaaattatctttcgaaacagccccataaattcaaaattggccaaacattaaaaaagttatagcaatttcaatttggggtcaatttgaccccagagcacagacaacgtaagtttttttgagcacagacagaaggttaaaaagCCGGATTGACTAGAATTTCTTTGCGCTTTGCGCTGCTGAACTCGTGTCGGCATTATAAAACTTTGACGAGGTTCACACGTCGCACCGTTCAGACCATAATCCATTCATTCTAACCCGTCCGCTTGCTATCTTCGAATAATCTTCATCTAATTAATGATCTGTTGCGTAAAACTCGAAACGATAAAGCTGGCAAATATGCCGTTATCTCTAGAACTCGATCGAAATGTGGTTTTTGTTGCTCATATCGAAACGTAGAATTTTATTTAGATTCAATCAAAATGAAAGGAGTAAAGGTGGTGTGATTCCATGAGTAGCAGTTGCATTTGTTGTTAATTTTATGATAATCTAATGCATTGGACGTTTGATTGGAAAACAAGTTATAGATTTTTGTGATCATCGCTATATTTGTTTTGGTTCTGCTAGAGGAAAAAAAAGCTGTTTCTCAACATCGGTTATTTTTCCCGTAAATATGTTAGGAGCATGTATAAGACgtaatcaaattccttttcattttcATGATGTACAAGGGGGTCGCTGGGCCAAGTCACAAGCATGAATTTTTAGTTCATACTTTCCATAATACATCGTACCTATTGGGACGAAAATAGGCATCGCAACTTCCTTAACCATGAGTGTTTTCGGTTTTGCGTGATACACGGTAGGGTATCATCGGTATCGGTGTCacgccattaggccgaaggctatttggccgaaggtcattaggccgaacggtcattaggccgagcggtcattaggccgaattagcaaaaagaagcaaaattgaaaaatgagaaatgctttcttcaccttaccccttcttccttctcccttcttgcttcttccttcttccatctgtcttctttttcttcttaatttttccctcttccttctttctccttcttctatgctatttatttcttctcccttctttcttcttctttctgcattcctcttccttcattcttcttctttcttggttcttccttcttccatcttcttttttcttctcttccccacccttcttctttctactttcttctacttgtttccttattctttctcctttcttctttcttccttcttctttttttccttctttttttattcttctttctttttttctttctttttgcttctttttcttttcttctttcttccttttctcttcttcttctcaattattccttctttcttcttcatttttccttcttcgctttttttctcccttctaacttcttccttcttccttattctcattcctttttccttcattcttctttcttccttcttccttccacttcttccttattccttttccttcttccttcttttttcttccttcttccttcattcatctttcttccttcttccttcgtctttcaccttcttcctttttttccttcttttttccgcaagtaggctccgccaaagcgaccgtttgccgctcaaagcgcacaaaccCAAGtcttggtgttaggtgggacgctaaacaacgctgacacgacggccctccgacgaggcCGTGTCGGAGTCGTCCCTtctaacttcttccttcttccttattctcattccttattccttcattcttcttccttccttcttccttccacttcttccttattcctttttccttcttccttcttttttcttccttcttccttcattcatctttcttccttcttccttcgtctttcttccttcttcctttttttccttcttccttttttcttctttcttcttccttctttcttcttccttcttccttctaccttttctccttcttccttctttcttctttcttcttccttcttttttcttgcatcttccttcttcctccttctttctttcttccttcttccctcttattttttttcttccttcttctttcctctttattccttcttcctacttccttcttccttcctctttcttccttcatcattcttccttcatccttcttctttcttccttcttcgttcttccttcttctttcttccttcttccttctttcttcttccttcggggccatccagaaaccacgtggtcatatttttgaagatttttaaccccccctccccccatgtggcttatcgtggtcatttggcagaatcccctccccctttgaccacgtggttttttcaagtattttttaaaaaccttatataactaaaacatatggttaatccgatcaattttgaagatggacaattttaactgattcaaaatcaaactaaacccagcatggaaattataaattttcatgaattcgaaaatTTTAATTATGTTATCATATTGTAATGTAGTaaatctagaactcgcacaccttagatgcatcaggaggaaacaaaaaaatgtggactcacgaatatgttataaaaattttgagaaaaatttgtaatggtttagaaatattccaaaatatccctatatattttttttaaatttctttattggtgatttttttttaaataattatgaagTTTACCACTGagtatccctatagattcctaagagtatttgggaTATTCCGTAACTCTGGagatatattaacctcagcgaagcatctgaactgaactggaGGTTTTTCTAAGTGCATACAAGTTtcattcagaatctcaaaactctcttcattatgccaagatTCTATTATTCTAATCAGAATAGTAACACAATGTCCTTAATATTCCTTTGCCTGAATTATACAGTTTTGgcttaaaatgcaagttttcattttaaatctacagtctttaatatctttgggttccttttggtattctagaatttattgttatattttggtatttaaccctctcaggacgatttttttacaaggatttaacgtacatatttagggGTTTCCATTCGATCTTGCCAAcactagtatagaaagaactaaaaagtcgtacttttttcgggtgttataggccaaactgctctgaagtacatatcctcgaaagtatcaaaaatcatgtcaagaaacaaaatgtcccaaGACATGATATTACGGAGTTTTGAAACGATCCGATTAACCAAGTCCTGAGCGATATATCCGTGCATCGCTAAGCAGgtccagcaggtccattgagccgatgcgatttcatttattactttcaagaccttccatgagtcgatgttctaagatacgatatcgactgaaatgaaaactcagcctaaaaaattttaaaaaatttccataacaattaggaaatttccaataaagaaatcatggaattagcaataaaaaaaaaatcaaattttctacaaataatgcaaaattttttaagaattttccacaaaacaaaaataaattaacacttttaaaaccaaaaattacaaacataaaagaagaattttccataaagaaatcaaaatgttccacggaaaaaatacaaacattccacaaataaatcaatattagaaaaaaaatattacaaaattttcaacaaaataaatatttttttaacaaaaaattaaaacctttccatgaaaaaatcaataatgagctttgaaaaaaaaaggaaattttctatcaaagaatataaaaaagcaataaaattaagcatttttcCCTTATTAACCcgtttgaagttcatggaaaattttatcaatttggttgcttttctatcttattttcttattttttattgctctttattgatgtaGCATTGCccaggtgttgcaaatgtcacaatgaactatttgcagcaccgcactctaggtcaatttccgtgcgtttgttttcttttcctcaaaagctga
Encoded proteins:
- the LOC134205812 gene encoding LOW QUALITY PROTEIN: putative fatty acyl-CoA reductase CG5065 (The sequence of the model RefSeq protein was modified relative to this genomic sequence to represent the inferred CDS: deleted 1 base in 1 codon); protein product: MQSFSNHPTGLLPVEENYDPNKPSIKDFYAGRDIFISGGTGFMGKVLIEKLLRSCNKLNRIFLLLREKKSKKIEDRLREIQELPLFEVLRKQNPDVLKKMIPIRGDVSQLELGLSAEDKKQMSEVSVIFHVAANVRFDDSLKDAVILNTRGTREMIRFAETLKNLCVMMHVSTTYSNPDKYIIEEKIYPPYADWQESIKLAEEMDERTLETFAPMYMSMLPNTYVFTKSLAEHIINDHREKLPLILFRPSIVISSMRDPIPGWIDNFNGPVGLLVGSGIGLCRTMYCDPNTVADYTPVDVCIKAMIVAAWKKGSAVIQSTPISPESQQLAVYNCCISNLRNCTMSQIVEMGKVLSDDIPLDRCVWAPGGGITQIKILNTIRVMLYHIMPAILIDALLRAMGQKPFVAKLQRKIYNANLALAYFIHNNWDFRNSNFIRLASEIKPEDNKDFYYRDFIEFDITLYFRNCILGARRYLLHEKDENIPKALQHHRRMKLLDKVCKVLIVVGFLYIVLIKSDLLGLSLYLASYRTSYDLQR